A DNA window from Hordeum vulgare subsp. vulgare chromosome 1H, MorexV3_pseudomolecules_assembly, whole genome shotgun sequence contains the following coding sequences:
- the LOC123442413 gene encoding phospholipase A1-Igamma1, chloroplastic-like isoform X2, whose amino-acid sequence MAPLSCRDLSPQLSSLPHRGTAATPTPTTHTQISLRRAPAPRAPLTATTKRPQLPSAATRDDALASLVGQLEQNLSQDEEDGDPCLPRRHAAHQKHQNELPARWREIHGSEDWAGLLDPMDPLLRSELIRYGELAQACYDAFDYDLASRYCGSCKYPRRAFFERLGMADAARGYAVTRYLYATSNFRFPSFFSAKSRADAKLWSQRANWIGYVAVSSDEESARLGRRDVAIAWRGTITRLEWVSDLMDYLRPVSDEGIPCPDPEVKVESGFVDLYTDKDPSCRFCKYSAREQVLVEVRRLVGHYTALGEDVSITVTGHSLGSSLAILSAYDVAESAANLSNGKRAAVCVYSFSGPRVGNGRFRERFEGELGVKALRVTNVHDNVPRMPGIFLNEGVPEMVRRVAEGLRMPWCYSHVGVELALDHKRSPFLKDTLDPGCSHNLEAHLHLLDGKDRSLCPSMIGQTTRPHGASARFVVG is encoded by the exons ATGGCGCCACTTTCCTGCCGTGACCTCTCCCCGCAGCTCTCCTCCCTCCCCCACCGCGgcaccgccgccacccccacccccaccacccACACACAAATCTCCCTCCGGCGCGCTCCAGCCCCGCGCGCACCACTCACCGCCACCACCAAAAGGCCGCAGCTCCCCTCCGCGGCCACCAGGGACGACGCGCTCGCCTCCCTCGTCGGCCAGTTAGAGCAGAACCTCAGCCAAGACGAGGAAGACGGCGACCCGTGCCTCCCTCGTCGCCACGCAGCACATCAGAAGCACCAGAACGAGCTTCCCGCGCGGTGGCGGGAGATACACGGCAGCGAGGACTGGGCGGGGCTTCTTGACCCGATGGACCCGCTGCTCCGGTCCGAGCTCATCCGGTACGGCGAGCTGGCGCAGGCCTGCTACGACGCCTTCGACTACGACCTGGCCTCCCGGTACTGCGGCAGCTGCAAGTACCCGCGGCGCGCCTTCTTCGAGCGGCTGGGCATGGCCGACGCCGCGCGGGGCTACGCCGTCACCCGCTACCTCTACGCCACGTCCAACTTCCGCTTCCCCAGCTTCTTCTCCGCCAAGTCCCGCGCCGACGCCAAGCTCTGGAGCCAGCGCGCGAACTGGATCGGCTACGTGGCCGTGTCGAGCGACGAGGAATCGGCGCGGCTGGGCCGGCGCGACGTCGCCATCGCGTGGCGCGGCACCATCACCCGGCTGGAGTGGGTGTCGGACCTCATGGACTACCTCCGGCCCGTCTCCGACGAGGGCATCCCGTGCCCGGACCCGGAGGTGAAGGTGGAGTCCGGCTTCGTGGACCTCTACACGGACAAGGACCCATCCTGCCGCTTCTGCAAGTACTCCGCCCGGGAGCAGGTGCTGGTGGAGGTCCGCAGGCTCGTCGGCCACTACACCGCCCTCGGCGAGGACGTCAGCATCACGGTGACCGGCCACAGCCTCGGCAGCTCCCTCGCCATCCTCAGCGCCTACGACGTCGCCGAGTCCGCCGCCAACCTCTCCAACGGCAAG AGGGCGGCGGTGTGCGTGTACTCCTTCTCGGGGCCGAGGGTGGGGAACGGGCGGTTCAGGGAGCGGTTCGAGGGGGAGCTGGGGGTGAAGGCGCTGCGGGTGACCAACGTGCACGACAACGTGCCGCGCATGCCGGGGATCTTCCTGAACGAAGGGGTGCCGGAGATGGTCCGGCGGGTGGCGGAGGGGCTGCGGATGCCCTGGTGCTACAGCCACGTCGGCGTGGAGCTCGCCCTCGACCACAAGCGCTCGCCGTTCCTCAAGGACACGCTCGACCCCGGCTGCTCCCACAACCTGGAGGCGCACCTGCACCTCCTCGACGG GAAGGACAGATCACTTTGCCCCAGCATGATTGGTCAAACTACCCGTCCGCATGGCGCATCTGCACGTTTCGTTGTTGGTTAA